A window from Primulina huaijiensis isolate GDHJ02 chromosome 11, ASM1229523v2, whole genome shotgun sequence encodes these proteins:
- the LOC140987731 gene encoding UBP1-associated protein 2C-like has translation MMYSNSTMDFNKKRKADENGGSYSVHSDLDNTVASVLGNLSSEDAEKILDPLSKDQLLPILRAAILRHPDILEEVRTVADADPVRRKLFVRGLGWETTTEKLRLVFSAYGEIDEANTIVITDKNTGKSKGYGFVTFQHVDAAILALKEPNKKIDGRITVTQLAAAGNSGNSNPVDLALRKVYVGNIPFEISSEKLLSHFSMYGEIEEGPLGFDKQSGKAKGFAFFVYKTEEGANASLVDPMKTIDGHQLVCKLATDNKKQIPNSGLTGGMTPGIPNSGVIGSTSNYGMGGYAGFGPGQNVSQQSQQAGMMHHNASYNTAMGGPGGPGGRGYGGVSQYSGGVGGAGPGEFGGGLGNAGNHRMQPSGIGMHSSAGYSDGGNYGLQATYPLPQIQPGNVPGPRVPAYQGVPPYH, from the coding sequence ATGATGTACTCAAACTCAACCATGGATTTCAACAAGAAACGCAAAGCCGACGAGAACGGGGGGTCGTACTCCGTACATTCTGACCTCGACAACACGGTAGCATCCGTGCTCGGAAACTTATCTTCGGAAGATGCTGAGAAAATTCTCGACCCCCTTTCGAAGGACCAGTTGCTTCCCATCCTACGCGCTGCCATCCTACGCCACCCCGACATCTTGGAGGAGGTGCGCACCGTCGCCGACGCAGACCCAGTTCGGCGCAAGCTATTTGTCCGCGGCCTCGGTTGGGAGACCACCACCGAGAAACTTCGCCTCGTTTTCTCCGCGTACGGTGAAATCGATGAAGCGAACACCATCGTCATCACCGATAAGAACACTGGGAAATCCAAGGGTTATGGGTTTGTCACATTTCAGCACGTTGATGCCGCAATACTGGCACTGAAAGAGCCGAATAAAAAGATTGATGGGCGTATTACAGTGACTCAACTCGCCGCTGCTGGAAATTCAGGTAATTCCAATCCGGTTGACCTGGCCTTAAGGAAGGTTTATGTCGGTAATATTCCGTTTGAAATTTCTTCGGAGAAGTTGTTGAGCCACTTTTCGATGTATGGTGAGATTGAGGAGGGGCCACTAGGGTTTGACAAGCAGAGCGGAAAGGCCAAGGGTTTTGCCTTTTTCGTTTATAAGACGGAGGAGGGGGCAAATGCATCTTTGGTTGATCCCATGAAAACTATTGATGGTCATCAGCTGGTTTGTAAGCTGGCTACGGATAACAAGAAACAAATTCCAAATTCAGGGCTGACAGGTGGAATGACTCCTGGAATACCTAACTCTGGAGTCATAGGGTCAACATCAAATTATGGAATGGGAGGTTACGCTGGATTCGGGCCGGGGCAAAACGTGTCTCAGCAGTCGCAGCAAGCTGGAATGATGCATCATAATGCAAGCTATAATACCGCAATGGGTGGGCCTGGTGGACCAGGTGGGCGAGGGTATGGTGGTGTTTCTCAGTACAGTGGTGGTGTAGGTGGTGCTGGACCTGGGGAGTTTGGTGGTGGATTAGGCAACGCAGGAAACCATAGAATGCAGCCCAGTGGTATTGGGATGCATAGTTCAGCGGGCTATTCAGATGGTGGTAACTATGGGCTTCAGGCAACATATCCATTGCCGCAGATTCAGCCTGGAAATGTTCCAGGACCCAGGGTTCCAGCATATCAGGGTGTGCCACCATATCATTGA